The Caballeronia sp. TF1N1 genome includes a window with the following:
- a CDS encoding ABC transporter permease → MSMSESIRRTGSEPVPQAVSDVAPRVRKGSLYARLMRNPEWFTLGLILVTCLIVGGLNPRFFQFATLFDLLHSATTVSLFALGTLVVLASGGIDVSFTAIAALTMYSITKAVFAWWPECPFALILIAGALGGVLLGIINGMLVHRLKAPSLIVTIGTQYLYRGLLLTFVGTQFFMNIPHSMDTFGRLPLFFYHTSDGLRAVLPVSVLALVIAAVVTWWLLNRTMMGRGVYAMGGSLTIAERLGYNLRAIHLFVFGYTGLLAGVAGILHVSTNRLANPFDLVGTELDVIAAVILGGARITGGTGTVVGTLLGVVLVTLINSVLILVGVPSTWQKVIIGAFILVAGTLFALGRRQ, encoded by the coding sequence ATGAGTATGAGCGAATCCATCCGCCGCACGGGAAGCGAGCCGGTGCCGCAAGCCGTGAGCGACGTCGCGCCGCGCGTGCGCAAGGGCAGTCTTTATGCGCGGCTGATGCGCAATCCCGAGTGGTTCACCCTAGGTCTTATTCTCGTGACGTGTCTGATCGTGGGTGGCCTGAACCCGCGGTTCTTCCAATTCGCCACGTTGTTCGACTTGTTGCATTCGGCGACCACCGTATCGCTCTTTGCGCTGGGCACGCTCGTCGTGCTGGCTTCGGGAGGTATCGACGTGTCGTTCACGGCAATAGCGGCACTCACGATGTATTCGATCACCAAGGCCGTATTCGCTTGGTGGCCGGAGTGTCCGTTTGCGTTGATACTCATTGCGGGCGCGCTGGGCGGCGTCTTGCTTGGCATCATCAATGGCATGCTCGTGCATCGGTTGAAGGCGCCTTCGCTGATCGTGACGATCGGCACGCAGTATTTGTATCGCGGCTTGTTGCTGACTTTCGTGGGCACGCAGTTCTTCATGAACATTCCGCACAGCATGGATACGTTCGGACGCCTGCCGCTCTTCTTCTATCACACGTCCGATGGTTTGCGTGCCGTGTTGCCGGTCTCCGTGCTCGCGCTCGTGATCGCGGCGGTCGTCACATGGTGGCTGCTCAATCGCACGATGATGGGTCGCGGCGTCTATGCGATGGGCGGCAGTCTCACCATCGCCGAACGGCTCGGTTACAACCTGCGCGCGATCCATCTGTTCGTGTTCGGCTATACGGGATTGCTTGCGGGCGTCGCGGGCATTCTGCATGTATCGACCAACCGGCTTGCCAATCCTTTCGACTTGGTCGGCACGGAACTCGATGTGATCGCCGCCGTGATTTTGGGCGGCGCACGCATAACCGGTGGTACGGGAACGGTGGTGGGCACGTTGCTCGGCGTCGTGCTCGTGACGCTCATCAACAGCGTGCTGATTCTGGTGGGCGTGCCGAGCACTTGGCAGAAGGTGATCATCGGCGCATTCATTCTCGTCGCAGGGACGTTGTTCGCGCTCGGACGACGGCAGTAG
- a CDS encoding DeoR/GlpR family DNA-binding transcription regulator, with the protein MAKPERLRVLSSALEKQNVMRLRDAAALLGVSEMTVRRDIAAHPGQFTYLGGYIVSAADLPNAAGYTIEEEKDHFAQAKAIASSHAAHLLTDSETIFIDCGTTLTTLARQIPTDMHLTVVCYSLNVAEILRRKPNVRLILLGGVYVPSSESFASDESVETLRRMGINKAFMSAGGVDEARGVTCWNFHEVAIKQAAMASAVERHLVVDASKLGKVKAVRFSQISEFDSVITEEGQRRRKHA; encoded by the coding sequence ATGGCCAAACCCGAACGCCTGCGCGTGCTCTCAAGCGCACTCGAAAAGCAGAACGTGATGCGCTTGCGCGATGCAGCCGCCTTGCTAGGCGTCTCCGAGATGACCGTTCGCCGCGATATCGCAGCGCATCCCGGTCAATTCACTTACCTCGGCGGCTATATCGTCAGCGCGGCGGATTTGCCCAATGCAGCGGGCTATACCATCGAGGAAGAAAAGGATCACTTCGCTCAGGCCAAGGCGATTGCATCGAGCCATGCCGCGCATCTGCTTACCGATAGCGAGACCATCTTCATCGATTGCGGCACCACGCTCACCACGCTCGCGCGGCAGATTCCCACGGACATGCATCTCACCGTCGTGTGCTATTCGCTCAACGTGGCCGAGATTCTGCGCCGCAAGCCCAATGTCCGGCTGATCCTTCTTGGTGGCGTCTATGTGCCGTCATCCGAATCGTTTGCGAGCGATGAAAGCGTCGAGACGCTGAGGCGTATGGGCATCAACAAGGCGTTCATGTCGGCGGGTGGCGTGGATGAAGCGCGCGGTGTGACGTGCTGGAACTTTCACGAAGTGGCCATCAAGCAGGCGGCCATGGCAAGCGCGGTGGAGCGCCATCTCGTCGTCGATGCAAGCAAGCTCGGCAAGGTCAAGGCCGTGCGCTTCTCGCAGATTTCCGAGTTCGACTCGGTCATCACCGAGGAAGGGCAGCGCAGACGCAAGCACGCGTAA
- a CDS encoding DNA-binding protein, producing the protein MSEPLSDDARLAAAIDRLKVEFPKTRELYREVCTLLFFRFGVPPTANRLYSLVRRGTMSTPASVLGEFWAELREKSRVRIEHPDLPPDLSDAAGELIGTLWTRATTSAQAELNAQREELDAQRTEAEQKVVAAREELGRMETTLEQRTIALSAAQAEIRELERQRAEDAATRKAVDAEIKRLNDEASARARELDKVREGFSRDLEKLREAASRAEERLRASEKRALLEIDRERSVTAKLQKELAEAVKRADKRDVDHRRAVDVLQAQVGDGRHHAGVLQGKLAALETAHASLKDELKSMRDIDKTTPKRATRKPAVKKTVAARKKGG; encoded by the coding sequence ATGTCCGAACCGCTCTCCGATGACGCACGACTGGCCGCCGCCATTGACCGCCTGAAAGTCGAATTCCCGAAAACGCGCGAGCTCTACCGGGAAGTCTGCACGCTCCTGTTCTTTCGATTCGGCGTGCCGCCGACGGCCAATCGCCTTTACAGCCTGGTTCGGCGCGGCACCATGAGCACGCCGGCATCGGTGCTGGGCGAGTTCTGGGCCGAGTTGCGAGAAAAGAGCCGGGTACGCATCGAGCATCCGGACCTGCCGCCGGATTTGAGCGATGCCGCTGGCGAACTCATCGGCACGCTTTGGACGCGCGCAACTACGTCGGCACAGGCCGAACTCAACGCGCAACGCGAAGAGCTTGACGCGCAACGCACCGAGGCCGAGCAGAAGGTAGTTGCGGCGCGCGAGGAACTGGGGCGCATGGAAACGACGCTGGAACAGCGCACGATTGCATTGTCGGCGGCACAGGCCGAGATTCGCGAGTTGGAGCGGCAACGCGCCGAAGACGCGGCCACGCGAAAGGCAGTCGATGCCGAAATCAAACGGCTCAACGACGAAGCAAGCGCACGCGCCCGAGAACTGGACAAGGTGCGCGAAGGCTTTTCGCGCGATCTCGAGAAGCTGCGCGAAGCGGCGAGCCGCGCCGAGGAGCGTTTGAGAGCATCGGAGAAACGCGCGCTGCTCGAAATCGATCGCGAACGCAGCGTCACGGCCAAGCTTCAAAAGGAACTGGCCGAGGCGGTCAAACGGGCCGACAAGCGCGATGTGGACCATCGCCGTGCCGTCGATGTCTTGCAAGCGCAAGTTGGCGACGGCCGTCATCATGCCGGCGTGCTCCAAGGCAAACTGGCCGCGCTGGAAACGGCGCATGCGTCGTTGAAAGACGAGCTCAAGTCGATGCGTGATATCGATAAGACGACGCCCAAGCGTGCGACGCGTAAGCCCGCGGTTAAAAAGACCGTCGCGGCACGCAAGAAAGGCGGCTAA
- a CDS encoding LysE family translocator: MTTATWLAFSIATLAATGSPGPNAMLVVRNTVRHGLYAALFTVSGNLCSRFVMASGVMLGLSALLNASPWLVIGLRLAGALYLIWLGIRAMRGQGPQAAVTHVTPHVRQPCLRIFLEAATVSLVNPNTLGFFAAAVPQLVDLHTPILPQLATLISIDTTVVLTVMSTYAFVTHAVHRRITSHSRLMMIRRGGGAALVIVGLTMLPLR; this comes from the coding sequence GTGACTACCGCCACCTGGCTTGCCTTCTCCATTGCAACGCTCGCCGCCACGGGCTCCCCGGGCCCCAATGCCATGCTCGTCGTGCGCAATACCGTGCGTCACGGACTGTATGCCGCGCTCTTCACGGTCTCGGGCAATCTGTGTTCGCGCTTCGTCATGGCAAGCGGCGTCATGCTCGGCTTGAGCGCCTTGCTCAACGCATCGCCGTGGCTTGTCATCGGTCTGCGGCTAGCGGGCGCGCTCTATCTGATCTGGCTCGGCATACGCGCCATGCGTGGACAGGGCCCACAAGCCGCGGTCACGCATGTGACGCCGCACGTCAGGCAGCCTTGTCTGCGCATCTTTCTTGAGGCCGCTACGGTATCGCTCGTCAATCCGAACACGCTCGGCTTCTTCGCGGCCGCCGTGCCTCAGCTAGTCGATCTGCATACGCCGATACTGCCGCAACTCGCCACGCTCATCTCGATCGATACGACCGTGGTGCTCACTGTGATGTCGACTTACGCGTTCGTCACGCATGCCGTGCATCGGCGTATCACGAGCCACAGCCGTCTCATGATGATTCGGCGCGGCGGCGGTGCTGCGTTGGTTATCGTCGGACTCACGATGCTGCCGCTTCGTTGA
- a CDS encoding thioesterase family protein: MIEAGRTATLTHTVSSADLASAHAHEADERYPDVLSTPALLSLIERACAELMRDSLRDGQLSVGVTTHLNHLAPTPHGADVSATATFRAIEGALYWFDVVAADNGGPVGSASHARAIVERSVIEARAAKRRSS, from the coding sequence ATGATCGAAGCAGGCCGAACCGCCACGCTCACGCATACCGTCTCATCCGCCGATCTCGCCTCTGCTCACGCGCATGAAGCGGATGAGCGCTATCCCGACGTGCTATCCACGCCCGCATTGTTGTCCCTTATCGAGCGCGCCTGCGCGGAACTCATGCGCGACTCCCTGCGCGACGGGCAGCTCTCCGTGGGCGTCACCACGCATCTCAATCATCTCGCACCGACACCACATGGCGCCGATGTCTCCGCCACCGCGACGTTTCGTGCAATCGAAGGCGCGCTGTACTGGTTCGACGTTGTCGCAGCCGATAACGGCGGCCCTGTCGGCAGCGCGAGCCATGCACGGGCCATCGTCGAGAGAAGCGTCATCGAGGCGCGCGCCGCGAAGCGCCGTTCGTCATGA
- a CDS encoding phenylacetate--CoA ligase family protein: MDVAVTAPTHGVYFDEAFETLPSAGVRRHQDALWSTQWTYLRAMSAFYRSKLARWIERDDITLDSLQDLPFTEKDELRVSQEGASPFGDYVACAESAIARLHRTSGTTGRPLILANSLRDALDIARVGARSMWAAGLRPDDRVIHCLNYCMWTGGFTDHTILEATGATVAPFGVGNTRMLIDSILSLGINAISCTPSYPALIEQVLRETGGPTPRELGLKLGLFGGEAGLDNPELRATMEDKWGFKVRNANFGLSEVLSILGGQTDWTNDLLFHAADVVFAEIIDPETLARLPMEEGVTGELVCTHLRKQCQPLVRYRTRDVVTVTAVDAGEDGRTAWRFRVTGRTDDMFNVRGINVFPGAVRLAVEALPQWASGQFRIVLKGDGPYDRIAMTVEAASGLDIARWGDAAHHIEAAVRNRIGASATVTMVPFEHFPRTEGKTRWIDKELA, encoded by the coding sequence ATGGACGTGGCTGTGACTGCCCCAACGCATGGCGTGTACTTCGACGAAGCCTTCGAAACGCTGCCGTCAGCCGGCGTGCGTCGTCATCAGGACGCGCTCTGGTCGACGCAATGGACGTATCTGCGTGCGATGTCGGCGTTCTATCGTTCGAAGCTCGCACGCTGGATCGAACGCGACGACATCACGCTCGATTCGCTGCAGGACCTGCCCTTCACGGAGAAGGACGAGTTGCGCGTGAGTCAGGAGGGTGCGTCGCCATTCGGCGATTACGTGGCCTGCGCGGAAAGCGCCATTGCGCGCTTGCATCGCACGTCGGGCACGACCGGGCGCCCTTTGATTCTCGCGAACAGCCTACGCGATGCATTGGACATCGCACGCGTCGGCGCACGCTCGATGTGGGCGGCGGGTCTGCGCCCCGATGATCGCGTGATCCACTGTCTCAACTATTGCATGTGGACCGGCGGCTTCACCGATCACACCATTCTCGAAGCCACTGGCGCGACGGTGGCGCCGTTCGGCGTCGGCAACACGCGGATGTTGATCGACTCCATTCTGAGTCTCGGCATCAACGCGATTTCTTGTACGCCTTCGTATCCCGCGCTTATCGAGCAAGTGTTGCGCGAAACAGGCGGACCTACACCGCGCGAACTCGGCCTGAAGCTCGGACTGTTCGGCGGCGAAGCAGGTCTCGACAACCCCGAGTTACGCGCGACGATGGAAGACAAGTGGGGCTTCAAGGTGCGCAATGCGAACTTCGGCTTATCGGAAGTTCTGAGCATTCTTGGCGGACAGACGGACTGGACCAACGACCTCTTGTTTCATGCGGCGGATGTCGTGTTCGCGGAGATCATCGATCCGGAGACACTCGCGCGTTTGCCCATGGAAGAGGGCGTCACGGGCGAGCTCGTGTGCACGCATTTGCGCAAGCAATGTCAGCCACTCGTGCGTTATCGCACCCGCGACGTGGTGACGGTGACTGCCGTCGATGCCGGCGAGGATGGACGCACGGCATGGCGTTTTCGCGTGACGGGTCGCACCGACGACATGTTCAACGTGCGCGGCATCAACGTCTTTCCGGGTGCCGTCCGGCTCGCTGTGGAAGCGCTGCCGCAATGGGCCTCGGGACAGTTTCGCATCGTGCTCAAGGGCGATGGCCCTTACGACCGCATTGCGATGACTGTGGAAGCGGCGAGCGGTCTCGATATCGCTCGCTGGGGCGATGCCGCGCATCACATCGAGGCGGCCGTACGCAATCGCATAGGCGCGAGCGCAACGGTCACGATGGTGCCATTCGAACATTTTCCGCGTACCGAAGGCAAGACGCGCTGGATCGACAAGGAGCTCGCATGA
- a CDS encoding enoyl-CoA hydratase/isomerase family protein, whose product MSDVTLHMEGPVAIVTLNRPERMNAIGGALLDDLHDALQGARGDTSCRVIVLTGAGRAFCAGDDLKEFDAQSKSDESIRSHIGRIQRITRDLMFGAKPVVGAVHGYAVGGGFEWMLNCDIVVASDDLVCFFPEMEWGQFVTGGVTHLLPQAIGHQRAMELWLLGERQSAQTLLSMGLVNRVVPRDAVLETALELAARIAQRSSTSVSKLKKLVTSDLSGLLARSLELESAVTIEAFALPDAAERVKAFANRKTSQ is encoded by the coding sequence ATGAGCGACGTAACGCTACACATGGAAGGACCGGTTGCCATCGTCACGTTGAATCGACCAGAGCGCATGAACGCAATCGGCGGTGCGTTGCTCGACGATCTGCACGACGCGCTGCAAGGCGCGCGCGGCGATACATCATGCCGCGTCATCGTGCTCACCGGTGCGGGACGCGCGTTTTGCGCGGGCGACGACCTCAAGGAGTTCGACGCTCAAAGCAAAAGCGATGAGAGTATCCGCAGTCATATCGGGCGCATTCAGCGCATCACGCGCGATCTGATGTTCGGTGCCAAGCCCGTGGTCGGCGCGGTGCATGGTTATGCTGTCGGCGGCGGCTTCGAGTGGATGCTCAATTGCGACATCGTGGTCGCATCGGACGATCTCGTGTGCTTCTTTCCCGAGATGGAGTGGGGACAATTCGTGACGGGCGGCGTCACGCATCTGCTGCCTCAGGCGATAGGGCATCAACGCGCGATGGAGCTTTGGTTGCTCGGCGAAAGGCAGAGCGCGCAGACGCTGCTATCGATGGGTTTGGTCAATCGCGTGGTTCCGCGCGATGCCGTACTGGAAACCGCGCTCGAACTTGCAGCACGTATCGCACAACGCTCATCGACGTCCGTATCGAAGCTAAAGAAACTGGTGACGAGCGACCTGTCGGGCTTGCTGGCTCGCAGTCTCGAACTCGAGAGTGCCGTCACCATCGAGGCATTCGCGCTGCCGGATGCCGCCGAGCGCGTGAAGGCCTTCGCGAACAGGAAGACGTCGCAATGA
- a CDS encoding HAD family hydrolase, which produces MSPKALTFDYFGTLVDVDQGGTLGMAEVLRRISVEADEPVSQIYLDWDIRNVRLYRGQAYARYRDVAQQALADCLDTHWPGARKGHAMETLNDVFLSHLVEASPAHADAEPFLDWAAARYPLMPITNMDSDLWRRTRLTRYFEHVTTAEMAQAYKPSQAIFALALDRLAVDARDVLHCSLASWADIDGAKPLGMAVAWINRTRETLGTWQPRPDFEFDTLSPVRDVLEGLSLTATGETI; this is translated from the coding sequence ATGAGTCCCAAAGCCCTTACGTTCGATTACTTCGGCACGCTCGTCGATGTGGATCAAGGCGGCACGCTCGGCATGGCGGAAGTCCTGCGGCGCATCTCGGTCGAGGCAGACGAACCTGTCTCCCAGATCTATCTCGATTGGGACATCCGCAACGTGCGTCTTTATCGAGGCCAGGCCTACGCGCGCTATCGCGATGTTGCGCAACAAGCACTCGCCGATTGCCTCGATACGCACTGGCCCGGCGCGCGTAAAGGCCATGCGATGGAAACGCTGAACGACGTGTTCCTCTCGCATCTGGTCGAAGCATCGCCGGCACACGCCGATGCTGAGCCGTTCCTCGATTGGGCTGCGGCGCGCTATCCGCTCATGCCGATCACCAACATGGACAGCGATCTATGGCGGCGCACGCGGCTCACACGCTATTTCGAGCATGTGACGACAGCGGAGATGGCGCAGGCCTACAAGCCATCGCAGGCGATCTTTGCGCTCGCGCTCGACCGCCTGGCGGTGGACGCGCGCGACGTGCTGCATTGTTCGCTCGCGAGCTGGGCCGATATCGACGGAGCAAAGCCTCTTGGTATGGCGGTGGCCTGGATCAATCGCACGCGAGAGACGCTCGGAACGTGGCAGCCACGTCCCGATTTCGAATTCGACACGCTGTCGCCGGTACGGGACGTTCTTGAAGGTCTGTCATTGACTGCGACTGGGGAAACGATATGA
- a CDS encoding branched-chain amino acid ABC transporter substrate-binding protein gives MKRFNLAMAFMACALTTVGATRAAYAQEVIKIGVAGPLTGSAAQSGKDDERGVRLAIDELNAKAFTIAGKPVRFELISMDDQGDPKVGVSVAQKLVDDGVSAVIGHYNSGVSIPAARIYNDAHVVMMTGASSNPQLTHLGYPYVFRLATNDNVMGGRMALYSAKVLNAQRAAVIDDRTAYGVGVADVFVDSAKKAGLQVVAREYSTDKATDFKAILTQIKSRNPQVVFYGGYYAQAATLARQMGELGINATLVGGDGICSPEFDKLSAGAADKRMFCAQGGAPLDSLPDGKTFRTKFKSAFSADVDTYAPAFYAATLVVADAMQKTGSSKPEVYVKALREQAFTSILGPVRFDANGDWVDAPVTVYQLNSGALTAIAQKD, from the coding sequence ATGAAACGATTCAACTTGGCGATGGCGTTCATGGCATGCGCATTGACAACGGTCGGCGCAACGCGCGCGGCATACGCGCAGGAAGTGATAAAGATCGGTGTGGCAGGGCCGCTCACTGGCAGCGCCGCGCAAAGCGGCAAGGACGATGAGCGCGGTGTACGGCTTGCCATCGACGAACTCAATGCGAAGGCTTTCACAATTGCAGGCAAGCCCGTGCGCTTCGAACTCATCTCGATGGACGACCAGGGCGATCCGAAAGTAGGCGTGAGCGTAGCGCAAAAGCTCGTGGACGATGGCGTATCCGCCGTCATTGGCCATTACAACTCGGGCGTGAGCATTCCCGCCGCGCGCATCTACAACGATGCGCACGTGGTGATGATGACCGGCGCGTCATCGAACCCCCAACTCACGCACCTCGGCTATCCCTATGTCTTCCGGCTCGCGACCAACGACAACGTCATGGGTGGCCGCATGGCGCTTTATTCGGCGAAAGTGTTGAATGCACAACGCGCCGCGGTAATCGATGACCGCACCGCTTATGGCGTGGGCGTCGCCGATGTATTCGTCGACAGCGCAAAGAAGGCGGGCTTGCAGGTCGTCGCGCGTGAATACAGCACGGACAAGGCAACCGACTTCAAGGCCATTCTCACGCAGATCAAGTCGCGTAATCCGCAGGTCGTGTTTTATGGCGGCTACTATGCACAGGCCGCGACGCTTGCGCGGCAAATGGGCGAACTCGGCATCAACGCAACGCTCGTAGGCGGCGACGGTATTTGCTCGCCTGAATTCGACAAGCTATCGGCCGGAGCCGCCGACAAGCGCATGTTCTGCGCGCAAGGCGGCGCGCCGCTCGATTCGTTACCGGACGGCAAGACCTTTCGCACGAAATTCAAGAGTGCGTTCAGCGCCGATGTCGATACCTATGCGCCCGCGTTCTATGCCGCGACGCTCGTCGTCGCGGACGCGATGCAGAAGACGGGATCGTCGAAGCCCGAGGTATACGTCAAAGCGCTGCGCGAGCAGGCGTTCACGAGCATTCTCGGCCCCGTGCGCTTCGATGCAAACGGCGATTGGGTCGATGCGCCGGTCACGGTGTATCAGTTGAACAGCGGCGCGCTCACTGCGATTGCGCAGAAGGATTGA
- a CDS encoding sigma-54-dependent Fis family transcriptional regulator: MATVALDPDTVTLEGALASTRWKSARVLAANEARVCLFTLDRAGHVLESIDEFTKADAATRDTFFAHCPSAQLAALAEAATSMSDGRCVMLTLAGRAASFAQAFALRVETHGRRVFLVALRVLDASGNGKGSPASLITLLGATLDVLLQSAFDLAVYDTLVEEQRAIIDHIGDGLMVIGQRHVLRHVNSVAGRILGIDPKASIGKTLNEVIDFEPIIGPIFRTGVGYVDRELIIDSPARHLHLLDTAIPIKNRCGEVVSVVNTFREMRRVRKMAGRYAGNHARFTFDSVIGSSVALKRALDAAKKAARGASNVLLSGESGVGKEVFAQAIHNASVRSTLPFIAINCAALPHALIESELFGHAPGSFTGAARDGRPGKFESADGGTVFLDEISELPIDVQAKLLRVLQEREVTRIGDTRGIPVDVRIVCASNRDLAAMVREKTFREDLFYRCNVIEITIAPLRERREDIAAMTAFFLERYCTRMHKPTPSLSKHALQQLEVHGWPGNVRELENLVEKMVNLNEGDCIADVSPFLRSTTSTQPGSDTRNASRQEPVSLQEAERIAIENALEACRFNVTTCAKLLRVSKPALYAKMKRHGIRIERSLRQPF, from the coding sequence ATGGCCACCGTCGCGCTCGATCCCGATACCGTCACGCTCGAAGGGGCACTCGCCAGCACGAGATGGAAGAGCGCGCGCGTGCTTGCCGCAAACGAAGCACGGGTATGCCTGTTCACGCTGGATCGCGCGGGGCACGTGCTGGAAAGCATCGACGAATTCACGAAAGCGGACGCGGCGACACGCGATACGTTCTTTGCGCATTGTCCGTCCGCGCAGCTTGCCGCGTTGGCGGAAGCGGCCACGTCGATGTCGGATGGACGCTGCGTGATGCTGACGCTCGCGGGACGCGCCGCATCGTTTGCGCAGGCGTTCGCGCTGCGGGTCGAGACGCATGGGCGACGTGTTTTCCTCGTCGCATTGCGTGTGCTTGACGCAAGCGGCAACGGCAAGGGCTCGCCTGCAAGCCTCATCACGCTGCTGGGTGCAACGCTCGACGTGCTCCTCCAAAGCGCCTTCGATCTCGCCGTGTACGACACGCTCGTCGAAGAGCAACGCGCGATCATCGACCATATCGGCGATGGCTTGATGGTGATCGGGCAGCGCCATGTGCTACGCCACGTCAACTCGGTGGCGGGGCGTATTCTCGGCATCGATCCGAAAGCGAGTATCGGCAAGACGCTCAACGAGGTGATCGACTTCGAGCCGATCATCGGCCCGATCTTTCGCACCGGCGTGGGCTATGTGGATCGCGAGTTGATCATCGACTCTCCAGCGCGCCATCTTCATCTACTGGATACGGCCATTCCCATCAAAAACCGCTGCGGGGAAGTGGTGTCTGTCGTCAACACGTTCCGTGAGATGCGTCGTGTGCGGAAGATGGCGGGACGCTATGCGGGCAACCATGCGCGCTTTACCTTCGACAGTGTGATCGGTTCGAGTGTCGCTTTGAAGCGCGCGCTCGATGCGGCGAAGAAGGCGGCGCGCGGCGCGTCCAACGTCCTACTTTCGGGCGAAAGCGGCGTCGGCAAGGAGGTTTTCGCGCAGGCCATTCACAATGCGAGTGTGCGCAGCACGCTGCCGTTCATCGCAATCAATTGCGCGGCGCTTCCTCATGCGCTCATCGAGAGCGAACTCTTCGGACATGCGCCCGGCAGCTTTACGGGCGCGGCGCGCGATGGTCGTCCAGGCAAGTTCGAATCCGCCGATGGCGGCACGGTATTTCTCGACGAGATTTCGGAGTTGCCTATCGACGTGCAGGCGAAACTGCTTCGCGTGTTGCAGGAACGCGAGGTCACGCGTATTGGCGATACACGCGGCATTCCGGTGGACGTTCGCATCGTCTGCGCGAGCAACCGTGATCTTGCGGCCATGGTGCGGGAAAAAACCTTCCGCGAAGACCTGTTTTATCGATGCAACGTAATCGAGATCACGATTGCGCCGTTGCGCGAGCGGCGCGAAGACATCGCGGCAATGACGGCATTCTTCCTCGAACGATACTGCACGCGGATGCACAAGCCGACGCCATCGCTCTCGAAGCACGCGCTGCAACAGCTCGAAGTTCACGGTTGGCCCGGTAACGTGCGCGAGCTGGAAAATCTCGTCGAGAAGATGGTGAATTTGAACGAAGGCGATTGCATTGCGGATGTATCGCCGTTTTTGCGCAGTACGACAAGCACGCAGCCAGGCAGCGATACGCGCAACGCTTCACGTCAAGAGCCAGTGTCGCTTCAGGAGGCCGAGCGCATTGCGATCGAGAATGCGCTCGAAGCATGTCGCTTCAATGTTACGACCTGCGCGAAGTTGCTGCGCGTATCGAAGCCCGCGCTTTACGCGAAGATGAAGCGGCACGGCATTCGTATCGAGCGGTCGCTTCGACAGCCGTTCTAA